One window from the genome of Penaeus monodon isolate SGIC_2016 chromosome 4, NSTDA_Pmon_1, whole genome shotgun sequence encodes:
- the LOC119572410 gene encoding TAF5-like RNA polymerase II p300/CBP-associated factor-associated factor 65 kDa subunit 5L: MRKVRTEKVMAHVSDYLKRRNLESGGPGGSVTLTEQQVGILGLVSPSAPNTFTFSTTSTQHTHVDHQYVRLKSWMMEASEPCRSELSQVLFPLFVHLYLELVAATGRQAANKFFKKHYQVFLVNRDYENTLSQVVSASSINSSGDMNSSPVIQNLKSGKYLVRLSELTLNYFLRYLKSSENPTLLQIFNTYIEVEVDESGAGSSGAVFRGPDLNTSSSTALVNGHTPDSLSSDASAYAADGMDCSPEELRKVKDIMARVRSAQPTAPSLCVYTVTNAYNGLSCANVNTEGQLLACGFEDSVIKLWKLTPPLHDIGFGKKKTVVGPRGGISHTLLACDDSRIEDSGERDDDDKEEEATAAEIRNGGRRRNRGGELFALRGHSGPVLDTAFSHDSNYLLSVSEDCSMRLWDLNSGNAVALYRGHSYPVWCVAVAPLTMYVATGSYDTTARLWSTDATYPLRTFSGHTRAVDCVAFHPNGTYLATGSCDRSIRLWQVTDGDAARILLHHKSAINTMSFSPNGKYLASGSEDGTVVVWDLAGGRVMTEISSSSQVNSGNTASGTPHQDSIMNVCWSTDSSLLVSASSDGCVRTSHLKQTPASNDGTNSWELNEVGQVHCSGSTNGGSGNNGASGVLLHTSLTSHNYLTSVIALDVER, encoded by the exons ATGAGGAAAGTGAGGACAGAGAAAGTGATGGCTCATGTCAGCGACTACTTGAAGAGGAGAAATCTCGAG AGTGGGGGACCAGGAGGAAGTGTGACGCTAACAGAACAGCAGGTGGGGATTTTGGGCCTGGTTTCTCCCTCGGCCCCCAACACCTTcaccttctccaccacctccacccagCACACGCATGTGGATCACCAGTATGTTAG GCTAAAATCATGGATGATGGAGGCCAGTGAGCCATGCCGATCCGAATTGTCCCAAGTTCTGTTTCCGCTCTTTGTCCACCTGTACCTTGAGCTGGTAGCGGCCACGGGGAGACAAGCGGCAAACAAGTTCTTCAAGAAACATTATCAG GTGTTCTTGGTGAACCGTGATTATGAAAATACACTCTCTCAGGTTGTAAGTGCATCTTCTATAAATTCTTCTGGAGACATGAATTCTTCTCCTGTTATACAGAATCTCAA GAGTGGCAAGTACCTGGTACGTTTAAGTGAACTGACTTTAAACTACTTTCTGCGATATCTGAAGTCAAGTGAGAACCCCACACTGTTGCAG atATTCAATACATACATTGAGGTTGAGGTGGATGAGTCAGGTGCTGGAAGTTCAGGAGCTGTGTTCAGAGGGCCCGATTTGAACACTTCTTCCTCAACAGCTTTAGTTAATGGTCACACTCCAGACTCATTGTCCTCTGATGCCTCTGCTTATGCAGCTGATGGAATGGATTGTAGCCCAGAAGAACTGCGCAAAGTGAAAGACATCATGGCTCGCGTTCGGTCAGCCCAACCCACTGCCCCttccttgtgtgtgtatacggtcACAAATGCTTATAATGGCCTGAGTTGTGCCAATGTGAATACAGAAGGACAGCTTTTAGCCTGTGGGTTTGAAGACAGTGTAATTAAATTGTGGAAATTGACACCCCCTTTGCATGATATAgggtttggaaagaaaaaaacagtagttGGTCCCAGAGGTGGGATATCGCACACGTTACTTGCATGTGATGATTCTCGCATTGAAGACAGTGGTGAAAGAGATGACGATGACAAAGAGGAAGAAGCCACAGCTGCTGAGATTCgtaatggaggaaggagaagaaatcgTGGTGGGGAGCTCTTTGCCCTTCGTGGACACAGTGGGCCTGTGCTGGACACAGCGTTCAGTCATGATTCAAATTACTTGTTATCAGTTAGTGAAGATTGCTCCATGAGACTGTGGGACTTAAATAGTGGTAATGCAGTGGCTCTGTATAGAGGTCATTCCtatcctgtgtggtgtgtggctgtagCCCCTCTCACTATGTATGTGGCAACAGGCTCATATGATACAACTGCAAGATTGTGGTCCACGGATGCAACATACCCCCTACGCACCTTTTCAGGTCACACAAGAGCTGTAGATTGTGTGGCTTTCCATCCCAATGGCACTTACCTAGCTACTGGATCCTGCGACCGTAGTATTAGACTCTGGCAAGTCACTGATGGTGATGCAGCACGGATCCTTCTGCACCACAAGTCGGCAATCAACACTATGTCATTTTCTCCGAATGGAAA GTACCTGGCCTCTGGCAGCGAAGACGGCACAGTTGTTGTCTGGGACCTTGCTGGTGGACGCGTTATGACAGAAATTAGCAGTAGTAGTCAAGTCAATAGTGGGAACACTGCCTCAGGTACTCCCCACCAAGACTCAATCATGAATGTGTGTTGGTCTACCGATTCATCCCTCCTTGTGTCTGCATCCAGTGACGGCTGTGTGCGGACAAGTCATCTAAAGCAAACCCCAGCAAG caATGATGGAACCAATTCCTGGGAACTGAACGAAGTGGGCCAGGTTCATTGCAGCGGAAGTACAAATGGAGGAAGCGGCAATAATGGAGCGTCGGGAGTCCTGCTCCACACGTCTCTAACGTCTCACAATTACCTCACTTCTGTCATTGCTCTCGATGTGGAGAGATAG